One Pyxicephalus adspersus chromosome 3, UCB_Pads_2.0, whole genome shotgun sequence genomic window carries:
- the HPF1 gene encoding histone PARylation factor 1 isoform X2, translated as MTSLRAGANGDPGKGDVKKRRSDPSDVPVSLRQEVESLYKLTMPEDFYTFWTFCIEIDPKAPSDVLKNSLGLQLVGPYDILSGKHSSKKTDVNYNLHWRFFYDPPEFQTIIIGDSRTQFHMGYYRDSPEEMPIFVCTNEAIKGCSITPTGDNVFSAVRLFATKRLKEIADKKTVATVKDLIEKLTEAANKLGYSLEQKSNSMKRRDKKVVTKSFHGAGLVVPVDKNDVGYRELPETDGNLKKMCKAIVEAPTDDVRMKAFAPIQEMMTFIQFANDECDYGMGYELGIDLFCYGSHYFHKVARQLLPLAYRLLKRDLFAEIIESHLANRRKEDVNQLDA; from the exons ATGACGTCACTGCGAGCTGGCGCG AATGGTGACCCAGGAAAGGGCGATGTTAAGAAAAGACGATCTGATCCGTCCGATGTCCCTGTGAGTTTACGTCAGGAAGTGGAATCCTTGTACAAGCTTACTATGCCAGAAGATTTCTATACCTTCTGGACATTTTGCATAGAGATTGACCCAAAGGCTCCGTCtg ATGTTCTGAAGAACAGCCTTGGTCTTCAGCTTGTAGGCCCATATGACATTCTTTCTGGTAAACACTCATCTAAAAAAACTGATGTAAATTATAATCTGCACTGGAGGTTTTTTTATGACCCGCCAGAATTTCAGACCATTATTATTGGGGACAGCAGGACACAATTTCACATGGGATACTACAG AGATTCTCCTGAAGAGATGCCAATTTTTGTTTGCACAAATGAAGCCATTAAAGGGTGTAGCATCACTCCAACTGGAGATAATGTATTTTCTGCTGTCAG GCTATTTGCaacaaaaaggttaaaagaaaTTGCTGATAAGAAAACAGTTGCAACAGTGAAAGACTTAATAGAGAAACTAACAGAAGCTGCAAATAAATTGGGCTACTCACTGGAGCAGAAATCTAACTCCATGAAACGGAGAGACAAGAAA GTGGTGACCAAGTCTTTCCATGGTGCAGGTCTGGTGGTCCCTGTAGATAAGAATGATGTTGGCTACCGAGAACTTCCTGAAACTGATG gaaatcttaaaaaaatgtgcaaagccaTTGTGGAAGCCCCAACTGATGATGTGAGAATGAAAGCTTTTGCTCCCATTCAGGAAATGATGACTTTTATTCAGTTTGCAAATGATGAATGTGACTATGGAATGGGTTATGAGCTGGGGATTGACCTCTTCTGTTATGGATCACAT TACTTTCATAAAGTAGCAAGACAGCTCCTACCTCTGGCATACAGACTTCTGAAGAGGGATCTGTTTGCAGAAATAATTGAATCTCATCTGGCAAATCGGAGAAAAGAGGATGTAAATCAGCTTGATGCATGA
- the HPF1 gene encoding histone PARylation factor 1 isoform X1 — translation MAGGGKRRTRDEQQNGDPGKGDVKKRRSDPSDVPVSLRQEVESLYKLTMPEDFYTFWTFCIEIDPKAPSDVLKNSLGLQLVGPYDILSGKHSSKKTDVNYNLHWRFFYDPPEFQTIIIGDSRTQFHMGYYRDSPEEMPIFVCTNEAIKGCSITPTGDNVFSAVRLFATKRLKEIADKKTVATVKDLIEKLTEAANKLGYSLEQKSNSMKRRDKKVVTKSFHGAGLVVPVDKNDVGYRELPETDGNLKKMCKAIVEAPTDDVRMKAFAPIQEMMTFIQFANDECDYGMGYELGIDLFCYGSHYFHKVARQLLPLAYRLLKRDLFAEIIESHLANRRKEDVNQLDA, via the exons ATGGCGGGAGGCGGGAAAAGAAGAACACGAGATGAGCAACAG AATGGTGACCCAGGAAAGGGCGATGTTAAGAAAAGACGATCTGATCCGTCCGATGTCCCTGTGAGTTTACGTCAGGAAGTGGAATCCTTGTACAAGCTTACTATGCCAGAAGATTTCTATACCTTCTGGACATTTTGCATAGAGATTGACCCAAAGGCTCCGTCtg ATGTTCTGAAGAACAGCCTTGGTCTTCAGCTTGTAGGCCCATATGACATTCTTTCTGGTAAACACTCATCTAAAAAAACTGATGTAAATTATAATCTGCACTGGAGGTTTTTTTATGACCCGCCAGAATTTCAGACCATTATTATTGGGGACAGCAGGACACAATTTCACATGGGATACTACAG AGATTCTCCTGAAGAGATGCCAATTTTTGTTTGCACAAATGAAGCCATTAAAGGGTGTAGCATCACTCCAACTGGAGATAATGTATTTTCTGCTGTCAG GCTATTTGCaacaaaaaggttaaaagaaaTTGCTGATAAGAAAACAGTTGCAACAGTGAAAGACTTAATAGAGAAACTAACAGAAGCTGCAAATAAATTGGGCTACTCACTGGAGCAGAAATCTAACTCCATGAAACGGAGAGACAAGAAA GTGGTGACCAAGTCTTTCCATGGTGCAGGTCTGGTGGTCCCTGTAGATAAGAATGATGTTGGCTACCGAGAACTTCCTGAAACTGATG gaaatcttaaaaaaatgtgcaaagccaTTGTGGAAGCCCCAACTGATGATGTGAGAATGAAAGCTTTTGCTCCCATTCAGGAAATGATGACTTTTATTCAGTTTGCAAATGATGAATGTGACTATGGAATGGGTTATGAGCTGGGGATTGACCTCTTCTGTTATGGATCACAT TACTTTCATAAAGTAGCAAGACAGCTCCTACCTCTGGCATACAGACTTCTGAAGAGGGATCTGTTTGCAGAAATAATTGAATCTCATCTGGCAAATCGGAGAAAAGAGGATGTAAATCAGCTTGATGCATGA